A region from the Brachyspira hampsonii genome encodes:
- a CDS encoding McrC family protein codes for MEKIYTAKLFPIYIGAFWLDNEYTKNIIINPKIENIDFMKMFSKCLSYSSIIKDFDKIYSINFEEPPIDYKGNILIKGLDALTSIHFLRMLELELHNGLKRNFIKKEENLNSKIKGKINFSNHIKKNIMAARNDRVYCSYFDYDINCLENRILKKALKICYSNIGSIYNSFSCMSFFSEVSDELHFYELHNIKLNPLYKKYKLLIKLAINIIKLKRYKDSCSKNEAHPFYIDMSLLFEKYVYALLDDSLKNKNAKILYQEGYSRHKLKPDFIIKGNGYDYIADSKYKSSYNNGINIEDIRQLSGYGRVESIVEEFANDIENYVPKCLIIYPLNDSNNKSIDFEKKEKISGLVKFYKLGVSLPVLD; via the coding sequence ATATACAAAAAATATTATAATTAATCCTAAAATAGAGAATATTGATTTTATGAAAATGTTTTCAAAATGCTTGTCTTATTCAAGTATTATAAAAGATTTTGATAAAATATACAGCATTAATTTTGAAGAGCCTCCTATAGATTATAAAGGAAATATATTAATAAAAGGACTTGATGCATTAACGAGTATACATTTTTTGAGAATGCTCGAATTAGAACTTCATAATGGACTTAAAAGAAATTTTATAAAAAAAGAAGAAAATCTTAATTCAAAAATAAAAGGTAAAATAAACTTTTCAAATCATATAAAGAAAAATATTATGGCTGCCAGAAATGACAGGGTATACTGTTCTTATTTTGATTATGATATAAACTGCTTGGAAAATAGAATACTAAAAAAGGCATTAAAAATATGCTACTCCAATATAGGAAGTATTTATAATTCTTTTTCTTGTATGAGCTTTTTTTCTGAAGTATCTGATGAGCTTCATTTTTATGAACTTCATAATATAAAATTAAATCCCCTATATAAAAAATATAAACTTCTTATAAAATTAGCTATTAATATAATAAAATTAAAAAGATATAAGGACTCATGCAGTAAAAACGAAGCCCATCCTTTTTATATTGATATGTCATTATTATTTGAGAAATATGTTTATGCTTTACTTGACGATTCACTAAAAAATAAAAATGCAAAAATATTATATCAAGAAGGATATAGCCGTCATAAATTAAAACCTGATTTTATTATTAAGGGCAATGGATATGATTATATAGCTGATTCCAAATATAAAAGCAGCTATAATAATGGTATAAACATAGAAGATATTAGACAGCTTTCTGGATATGGAAGAGTTGAAAGTATAGTAGAAGAGTTTGCAAATGATATTGAAAACTATGTTCCAAAATGCCTTATAATATATCCTTTAAATGATTCAAATAATAAAAGCATAGATTTTGAAAAAAAAGAAAAAATTAGTGGTTTAGTGAAGTTTTATAAACTTGGTGTTAGCCTTCCAGTATTAGATTAA
- the lepB gene encoding signal peptidase I has translation MENPIKNITETIIGECRNFKHTLKEILYAIIIVLLINTFLIQNYQIPTGSMIPIIMPGDRLFANRFVYGVKLPFTDGLLGYRLPKIKSPQRGDLVVFRAPPSASFGCESAMPYYEPSPLVQFLKLPVMIFALTPFTWDPRFLLADYIGEKLTGGTHLAPANLFLGLKTVDLDPRKEFVKRVIATAGETVEIRNKKIIINGNEIEDKWGYFFYGNDREFVPRIDIYGPIYVPKKGDVMIFKKIVDKTDYYNDYSSFEVYINDEIVSDDIKLWYWMNIYVPNAKDRPDEYIYNVPEDYFFVMGDNRDQSCDSRMWGLVPYRHIKGQPMIAWIQSKRPDDVEQGFFKYFIIK, from the coding sequence ATGGAGAATCCTATAAAAAATATTACAGAAACAATCATAGGCGAATGCCGTAATTTTAAACATACATTAAAAGAAATATTATACGCAATAATTATTGTGCTTCTTATAAATACATTTTTAATACAGAATTATCAAATACCAACAGGCTCTATGATTCCTATTATAATGCCCGGAGACAGACTTTTTGCCAATAGATTTGTATACGGAGTTAAATTGCCTTTTACAGACGGACTTTTAGGATACAGACTTCCTAAAATAAAATCACCTCAAAGAGGGGATTTGGTAGTATTTAGAGCACCTCCTTCTGCTTCTTTCGGATGTGAGTCTGCTATGCCTTATTATGAGCCTTCTCCATTGGTTCAGTTTTTAAAACTTCCAGTTATGATATTTGCTCTCACACCTTTTACTTGGGACCCTAGATTTTTACTTGCAGACTATATAGGAGAAAAACTTACTGGGGGTACGCATTTAGCACCTGCTAATTTATTTTTGGGACTTAAAACTGTGGATTTGGATCCTAGAAAAGAATTTGTTAAGCGTGTCATAGCTACAGCTGGAGAAACTGTTGAAATTAGAAATAAAAAAATAATTATAAATGGAAATGAAATAGAAGATAAATGGGGTTATTTCTTTTATGGAAATGATAGAGAGTTTGTTCCTCGTATAGATATATATGGACCTATTTATGTTCCTAAAAAAGGTGATGTTATGATATTTAAAAAGATAGTTGATAAAACAGATTATTATAATGATTACAGTTCTTTTGAAGTTTATATAAATGATGAGATAGTAAGCGATGATATAAAATTATGGTATTGGATGAATATATATGTTCCTAATGCCAAAGACAGACCAGATGAATATATATACAATGTCCCAGAAGATTATTTCTTTGTAATGGGAGATAACAGAGACCAAAGCTGCGACAGCAGAATGTGGGGATTAGTTCCTTACAGACATATAAAAGGTCAGCCTATGATTGCTTGGATACAGTCTAAAAGACCTGATGATGTTGAACAAGGCTTCTTTAAATACTTTATAATTAAATAA